One Parageobacillus sp. KH3-4 genomic region harbors:
- the folK gene encoding 2-amino-4-hydroxy-6-hydroxymethyldihydropteridine diphosphokinase: MENYAYIALGSNLGDRFYYLREAVKMLDSHEQISVAATSSIYETEPVGYIHQDKFLNMVIKIYTSLSPFALLDVTQKIEQDFGRKREIRWGPRTLDLDILLYNHENIETEQLTIPHPRMTERAFVMIPLLELNRDIHIPNVTQRLLRLVDRLPDKEGVRVWKQKNGEDVFALFES, translated from the coding sequence ATGGAAAATTACGCGTATATCGCACTTGGTTCTAATCTCGGCGATCGCTTCTATTATTTACGGGAAGCTGTCAAAATGTTGGATAGCCATGAGCAAATTTCCGTCGCTGCTACTTCGTCTATTTATGAGACTGAACCAGTTGGCTATATCCATCAAGATAAGTTTTTAAATATGGTCATCAAAATTTATACTTCTCTTTCTCCTTTTGCGTTGCTAGATGTTACGCAAAAAATCGAACAGGATTTTGGGAGAAAAAGGGAAATACGTTGGGGACCGCGAACGTTGGACCTTGACATTTTATTATATAATCATGAAAATATTGAAACAGAACAACTTACCATTCCTCATCCGCGTATGACAGAACGTGCGTTTGTGATGATTCCATTATTGGAATTAAATCGCGATATCCATATTCCGAATGTTACTCAACGTTTATTACGCCTCGTAGATCGACTACCTGACAAAGAAGGAGTTCGTGTATGGAAGCAGAAAAATGGGGAAGACGTATTCGCGCTTTTCGAAAGCTAA
- the pabC gene encoding aminodeoxychorismate lyase has protein sequence MYVYVNGEVVHKDEARISPFDHGFLYGLGVFETFRTYDGHPFLLDDHLERLNHSLREMNIAKSFTRCEVMEILHRLLEANRLKNAYVRLNVSAGVGDIGLQTSEYDQPTVIMYMKPLLAPSFSKGKIGIVLKTRRNTPEGKERLKSHHYLNNIIGKREVGSRTDVEGIFLNEQGYVAEGIVSNIFWVKNGTVYTPAIHVGILNGVTRQFVIALLNALKIECQEGFYTLDHLRQADEIFVTNSIQEIVPIYQMDGRAYQGANGPVTSLLQKHYKHFTSFLWTKYELVERME, from the coding sequence ATGTATGTATATGTTAATGGAGAAGTCGTTCATAAAGATGAAGCGCGTATTTCGCCGTTTGACCACGGTTTTTTATACGGGCTTGGTGTATTTGAAACGTTTCGCACGTACGATGGCCATCCGTTTTTGTTAGACGACCATTTGGAGCGGTTGAATCATAGCCTGCGGGAGATGAATATCGCCAAATCTTTTACTCGCTGTGAAGTGATGGAAATACTTCATCGTCTTTTGGAAGCAAATCGGTTGAAAAACGCTTATGTCCGCTTAAATGTTTCAGCAGGCGTCGGGGATATTGGCTTGCAAACAAGCGAGTATGATCAACCAACGGTCATTATGTACATGAAGCCGCTTTTGGCTCCTTCCTTTTCAAAAGGAAAAATCGGTATAGTTTTAAAAACGAGACGAAACACGCCAGAGGGAAAAGAACGGCTAAAGTCCCATCATTATTTGAACAATATTATCGGCAAACGGGAAGTCGGCAGCCGTACCGATGTGGAAGGCATTTTTTTGAATGAACAAGGATATGTTGCCGAGGGAATTGTCTCGAATATTTTTTGGGTAAAAAACGGCACGGTATACACTCCAGCGATTCATGTGGGAATTTTAAACGGAGTGACAAGACAATTTGTGATTGCGCTGTTGAACGCGCTAAAAATCGAATGTCAAGAAGGTTTTTATACACTCGATCATCTGCGACAAGCGGACGAAATATTTGTGACCAATTCTATCCAAGAAATCGTCCCTATTTATCAAATGGATGGTCGTGCTTATCAAGGGGCTAATGGGCCAGTCACTTCATTATTGCAGAAGCATTACAAGCATTTCACATCATTTTTATGGACAAAATATGAGTTGGTAGAAAGGATGGAATGA
- the lysS gene encoding lysine--tRNA ligase: MSHEELNDQLRVRREKLHKLREMGIDPFGKRFERTHKAQELFDLYGDLSKEELEEKQIKVAVAGRIMTKRGKGKAGFAHIQDVTGQIQIYVREDAVGPEQYELFKTSDLGDIIGVYGTVFKTKVGELSIKVSSYEFLTKALRPLPEKYHGLKDIEQRYRQRYLDLIMNPDSKNTFITRSRIIQSMRRYLDSHGYLEVETPMMHTIAGGAAARPFITHHNALDMPLYMRIAIELHLKRLIVGGLEKVYEIGRVFRNEGISTRHNPEFTMLELYEAYADFRDIMTLTENLIAHVAQEVLGTTKIQYGEHTVDLTPEWKRLHMVDAIKEYVGVDFWKQMSDEEARELAKEHGVEIAPHMTFGHIVNEFFEQKVEDKLIQPTFIYGHPVEISPLAKKNPDDPRFTDRFELFIVGREHANAFTELNDPIDQRERFEAQLKEREQGNDEAHEMDEDFIEALEYGMPPTGGLGIGVDRLVMLLTNSPSIRDVLLFPQMRNK, from the coding sequence ATGAGTCATGAAGAACTAAACGACCAATTGCGAGTCCGTAGGGAAAAATTACATAAATTAAGAGAAATGGGAATTGATCCGTTTGGCAAACGGTTTGAACGCACACATAAAGCACAAGAGCTGTTTGATTTATACGGTGATTTATCAAAAGAAGAACTGGAAGAGAAACAAATAAAAGTTGCCGTTGCCGGGCGCATTATGACAAAACGAGGCAAAGGGAAAGCGGGGTTCGCCCATATTCAAGATGTCACTGGCCAAATTCAAATTTACGTTCGCGAAGATGCGGTTGGTCCAGAGCAATACGAGCTTTTCAAAACTTCTGACTTGGGCGACATTATCGGTGTTTACGGAACGGTATTTAAAACAAAAGTAGGGGAGCTGTCCATTAAAGTATCCTCCTATGAATTTTTAACGAAAGCATTGCGCCCGCTTCCGGAGAAATACCATGGGCTAAAAGATATCGAGCAACGTTATCGACAGCGGTATTTAGATTTAATTATGAATCCGGACAGCAAGAATACGTTTATTACTCGTAGCCGGATTATTCAATCGATGCGCCGCTACTTGGATAGCCATGGCTATTTAGAAGTAGAAACGCCGATGATGCACACCATTGCCGGAGGTGCGGCAGCTCGTCCGTTTATCACTCATCATAACGCGTTAGATATGCCATTATATATGCGGATTGCGATCGAGCTTCATTTGAAACGTTTAATTGTCGGCGGATTAGAAAAAGTTTATGAAATAGGTCGTGTGTTCCGTAATGAAGGAATTTCTACACGCCATAACCCGGAATTTACGATGCTTGAACTATATGAAGCATACGCGGATTTCCGCGATATTATGACATTGACGGAAAACTTAATTGCTCACGTCGCCCAAGAAGTATTAGGAACGACAAAAATCCAGTATGGAGAGCATACGGTTGATTTAACTCCTGAATGGAAACGACTTCACATGGTAGACGCGATTAAAGAATACGTAGGCGTCGATTTTTGGAAACAAATGAGTGATGAAGAGGCTAGAGAATTGGCAAAAGAGCATGGTGTGGAAATAGCCCCGCATATGACGTTTGGCCATATTGTTAATGAATTTTTTGAGCAAAAAGTAGAGGATAAGCTCATTCAGCCAACGTTTATTTATGGACATCCGGTAGAAATCTCGCCGTTAGCGAAGAAAAATCCAGACGATCCGCGCTTTACAGATCGCTTTGAATTGTTTATCGTTGGTCGTGAGCATGCAAATGCATTTACTGAATTAAATGATCCGATTGACCAACGTGAGCGTTTTGAAGCACAGCTGAAAGAGAGAGAGCAAGGCAATGACGAAGCACACGAGATGGACGAGGACTTCATCGAAGCGCTTGAATATGGAATGCCACCAACAGGCGGTTTAGGCATTGGTGTTGATCGACTTGTTATGCTATTGACAAATTCACCGTCTATTCGTGATGTATTGCTATTTCCACAAATGCGTAACAAATAA
- the folP gene encoding dihydropteroate synthase, producing MATTNITPFVLRCGDYELDLRKKTMVMGIVNVTPDSFSDGGRFYDLDRAVEHAKQLVADGADIIDIGGESTRPGAEKVSLEEELRRVIPVVKAVAQEVDVPISVDTYKAEVAKQAIEAGAHIINDVWGAKADEKMAEVAAFYDVPIILMHNRHDLQYRDLISDMISDLMESVAIVKRAGVKDENIILDPGIGFAKTFEHNLEIMRRLDEFAKLGYPLLLGTSRKRFIGHVLDLPVDERVEGTGATVCFGITKGAHIVRVHDVLPIARMVKMMDAMLGKGVANDR from the coding sequence TTGGCTACAACCAATATCACTCCTTTTGTACTTCGCTGTGGAGATTACGAGTTGGATTTGCGGAAAAAGACAATGGTCATGGGCATTGTCAACGTAACGCCGGATTCTTTCTCTGACGGTGGACGGTTTTATGATCTCGATCGCGCGGTCGAGCACGCAAAGCAACTTGTTGCCGATGGAGCGGACATTATTGATATTGGAGGGGAATCGACTCGTCCCGGTGCGGAAAAAGTATCGCTCGAGGAAGAACTGCGGCGGGTAATTCCTGTGGTAAAAGCGGTAGCTCAAGAAGTCGATGTCCCTATTTCCGTAGATACGTATAAAGCCGAAGTCGCCAAACAAGCAATCGAAGCGGGAGCGCACATCATTAACGACGTGTGGGGAGCGAAAGCGGATGAAAAGATGGCGGAAGTCGCCGCTTTTTACGATGTTCCGATTATTTTAATGCATAATCGCCACGATCTTCAGTACCGCGATTTAATTTCTGACATGATTTCCGATTTAATGGAAAGTGTCGCTATCGTAAAACGCGCGGGTGTGAAAGACGAAAACATTATTTTAGATCCGGGGATCGGATTTGCGAAAACATTTGAACATAACCTAGAAATCATGCGCCGTTTAGACGAATTTGCCAAACTAGGATATCCGCTCTTGCTTGGCACGTCACGAAAACGGTTTATCGGCCATGTGCTTGATTTACCGGTCGATGAGCGAGTCGAAGGGACAGGAGCGACCGTATGCTTCGGAATCACAAAGGGAGCTCATATCGTCCGCGTTCACGATGTATTGCCGATTGCGCGGATGGTGAAAATGATGGATGCAATGCTTGGAAAAGGAGTGGCGAACGATCGATAA
- the trpE gene encoding anthranilate synthase component I, with protein sequence MQWSKIRSDVVVRKWGNRRRRTLPYLNRDWFRQYKALAAREPYHVLLESGQGGRYSIIGLTPAGVIQAKENQLFISYRGEEKRYEGNPLLSLKQWFAQFPLHFSKSELPFQGGAIGYISYDCARYIEKIPSYAQDDLQLPSMYFLIFDDVFVYDHQKQLLHMIVHYADGEELEAERRLSFYESRWLEAKKRDDEWAFQKRDTNPSVSMTKEDFVEAVQKVQQYIAQGDVFQVNLSVRQSRPLLTHPFHIYEQLRVINPSPYMAYIHFPEFQIVSGSPELLVKKRGDDISTRPIAGTRSRGKTKEEDRWLATKLLSSEKEIAEHAMLVDLERNDLGRVCQYGTVKVDEWMTIERYSHVMHIVSHVSGKLKQGKDAFDCLQAMFPGGTITGAPKVRTMEIIEELEPVRRGIYTGSIGWISFDGDMEFNIAIRTMIAKDGIAHVQAGAGIVIDSHPEHEYRECLKKAAALWKAKELSEAEKPLRV encoded by the coding sequence ATGCAATGGTCGAAAATAAGGAGTGACGTCGTTGTGCGGAAATGGGGAAATAGAAGGAGGCGAACGCTTCCTTACTTGAACCGTGATTGGTTTCGGCAATATAAAGCGCTTGCTGCTCGCGAGCCGTATCATGTTTTGCTAGAAAGCGGTCAAGGCGGGCGCTACAGCATTATCGGTTTAACTCCTGCGGGTGTCATTCAAGCGAAAGAAAATCAGCTCTTTATTTCTTATCGCGGTGAAGAGAAGCGGTATGAAGGGAATCCGCTATTATCGCTCAAACAATGGTTCGCGCAATTTCCGCTTCACTTTTCCAAAAGCGAACTGCCTTTTCAAGGCGGAGCGATTGGTTATATCAGCTATGACTGTGCGAGATATATTGAGAAAATCCCTTCATATGCACAAGACGATTTGCAGCTTCCATCGATGTACTTTCTCATTTTTGACGATGTATTCGTGTACGATCACCAAAAGCAGTTGCTGCATATGATTGTTCATTACGCGGACGGCGAAGAACTGGAAGCGGAACGGCGCCTTTCTTTTTATGAGTCACGTTGGTTAGAAGCGAAGAAACGCGATGACGAATGGGCGTTTCAAAAACGAGACACCAACCCATCGGTGTCGATGACAAAAGAGGATTTTGTCGAAGCGGTCCAAAAAGTACAGCAATATATTGCCCAAGGCGATGTGTTTCAAGTGAATTTATCCGTGCGGCAATCGAGGCCATTGTTGACGCATCCATTTCATATTTATGAACAATTGCGCGTTATTAATCCGTCTCCATACATGGCGTACATCCACTTTCCGGAGTTTCAAATCGTCAGCGGTTCGCCTGAATTGCTTGTCAAAAAGCGCGGAGATGACATTAGCACAAGGCCGATTGCCGGAACGCGCTCACGCGGGAAGACAAAGGAAGAAGACAGATGGCTGGCAACCAAGCTTCTTTCTAGCGAAAAAGAAATAGCAGAACATGCGATGCTTGTCGATTTGGAGCGCAATGATCTGGGACGTGTATGCCAATATGGTACGGTAAAAGTAGACGAATGGATGACAATTGAACGTTATTCGCACGTTATGCATATCGTGTCCCATGTGTCAGGAAAATTAAAGCAAGGAAAAGATGCGTTTGATTGTTTACAAGCGATGTTTCCTGGCGGCACAATTACTGGAGCTCCAAAAGTACGGACAATGGAAATTATCGAAGAGCTTGAGCCGGTACGTCGTGGCATATATACCGGTTCCATCGGATGGATTAGCTTCGATGGCGATATGGAATTCAACATTGCGATTCGCACAATGATTGCCAAAGATGGAATCGCGCATGTGCAAGCAGGGGCAGGGATTGTCATCGATTCCCATCCCGAACATGAATATCGCGAATGTTTGAAAAAGGCGGCGGCCCTTTGGAAAGCAAAAGAGCTGAGCGAAGCGGAGAAACCATTAAGAGTATGA
- the cysK gene encoding cysteine synthase A, producing MARTVNSVTELIGDTPAVKLNRIVDEDSADVYLKLEFMNPGSSVKDRIALAMIEAAEKEGKIKPGDTIVEPTSGNTGIGLAMVAAAKGYKAILVMPDTMSLERRNLLRAYGAELVLTPGSQGMRGAIAKAEELVKEHGYFMPQQFKNEANPEIHRLTTGKEIVEQMGDQLDAFIAGVGTGGTITGAGQVLREKYPNIKIYAVEPADSPVLSGGKPGPHKIQGIGAGFVPDILDTSIYDGVITVTTEEAFAAARRAAREEGILGGISSGAAIHAALKVAKQLGKGKKVLAIIPSNGERYLSTPLYQFDE from the coding sequence ATGGCAAGAACAGTAAACTCCGTAACAGAATTGATCGGTGATACGCCGGCGGTGAAACTAAACCGCATTGTCGATGAAGACAGTGCCGACGTTTATCTAAAACTCGAATTTATGAACCCAGGAAGCAGCGTCAAAGACCGGATTGCCTTGGCGATGATTGAAGCAGCGGAAAAAGAGGGAAAAATAAAACCTGGCGACACGATTGTCGAGCCGACAAGCGGAAATACAGGAATTGGACTGGCAATGGTCGCGGCGGCGAAAGGATATAAAGCGATTTTAGTCATGCCGGATACGATGAGCTTAGAGCGCCGCAATTTATTACGCGCATACGGCGCCGAATTAGTGCTTACACCGGGAAGCCAAGGGATGCGCGGCGCGATTGCAAAAGCAGAAGAATTGGTAAAAGAGCATGGCTATTTTATGCCGCAGCAATTTAAAAACGAGGCAAACCCGGAAATCCACCGGTTAACGACGGGAAAAGAAATTGTTGAGCAAATGGGCGACCAATTGGACGCATTTATTGCCGGCGTTGGTACTGGCGGAACGATTACTGGTGCGGGACAAGTGCTTCGCGAAAAATATCCAAACATTAAAATTTATGCGGTAGAGCCTGCTGATTCGCCGGTATTATCGGGCGGAAAACCAGGTCCTCATAAAATTCAAGGAATCGGTGCTGGATTTGTGCCGGACATTTTAGATACAAGCATTTATGATGGAGTCATTACCGTTACGACAGAAGAAGCGTTCGCTGCTGCCCGCCGCGCTGCCCGCGAAGAAGGAATTCTTGGCGGAATTTCTTCTGGCGCCGCTATTCATGCTGCATTAAAAGTCGCTAAACAACTTGGCAAAGGGAAAAAAGTGTTGGCGATTATCCCAAGTAACGGTGAACGCTACTTAAGCACTCCACTTTACCAATTCGATGAATAA
- a CDS encoding helix-turn-helix transcriptional regulator has translation MEAEKWGRRIRAFRKLKGYTQERLAKELGISVSILGEIERGNRLPPEELVQQIAERLNISVKELAPPHSESKE, from the coding sequence ATGGAAGCAGAAAAATGGGGAAGACGTATTCGCGCTTTTCGAAAGCTAAAAGGATATACGCAAGAAAGGCTGGCAAAAGAACTTGGCATATCTGTGTCGATTTTAGGAGAAATTGAGCGAGGAAATCGTTTGCCGCCAGAGGAATTAGTGCAGCAAATTGCCGAACGGTTGAATATATCTGTCAAAGAGCTTGCGCCGCCGCATTCAGAATCCAAGGAATAA
- the folB gene encoding dihydroneopterin aldolase: MQCLEKEWRTIDKIYLQRMEFYGYHGVLPEEKVLGQRFIVDVILETDLQKAGKSDRLDDTINYVEVYDICRNVVEQRRFSLIEAVAETIAEQILSSFPTVARCTIKVTKPNPPIQGHYESVAVEIVRGR; the protein is encoded by the coding sequence ATGCAATGCTTGGAAAAGGAGTGGCGAACGATCGATAAAATTTATCTTCAACGCATGGAATTTTATGGATATCACGGTGTTCTTCCGGAAGAAAAGGTGCTTGGGCAGCGCTTTATTGTCGACGTTATCCTCGAGACGGATTTACAAAAGGCTGGGAAAAGTGATCGGTTAGATGATACGATTAATTATGTGGAAGTGTACGATATTTGCCGAAATGTCGTCGAGCAACGGCGATTTTCGTTAATCGAAGCAGTAGCGGAAACCATTGCCGAGCAAATTTTATCTTCTTTTCCAACCGTCGCTCGTTGTACGATTAAAGTGACAAAGCCAAATCCGCCTATTCAAGGTCATTATGAATCTGTCGCAGTAGAAATTGTAAGGGGTCGTTAA
- the dusB gene encoding tRNA dihydrouridine synthase DusB, translating into MFKIGDVEIKNRVVLAPMAGVCNSAFRLTVKEFGAGLVCAEMVSDKGIVYNNEKTLNMLYIDEREKPLSLQIFGGEKETLVEAAKFVDKNTNADIIDINMGCPVPKITKCDAGAKWLLDPNKIYDVVAAIVDAVEKPVTVKMRIGWDENHIYAVENAQAVERAGGKAVAVHGRTRVQMYEGKADWNIIKQVKEAVNIPVIGNGDVKTPQDAKRMLEETGVDGVMIGRAALGNPWMIYRTVRYLETGELIPEPTVREKIEVCLLHLDRLIALKGEHIAVKEMRKHAAWYLKGVRGNAKIRNAINECDTREQLATLLLNFAEEVESKEQMNAQAV; encoded by the coding sequence ATGTTTAAAATCGGCGATGTAGAAATTAAAAACCGCGTTGTCCTTGCGCCAATGGCCGGTGTGTGCAATTCGGCATTCCGCCTTACTGTGAAAGAGTTCGGAGCAGGGCTTGTTTGTGCGGAAATGGTAAGTGATAAAGGAATTGTGTACAATAACGAAAAAACACTGAACATGTTATATATTGATGAGCGTGAAAAACCGTTAAGCTTGCAAATTTTTGGCGGGGAAAAAGAAACGCTTGTCGAGGCGGCAAAATTTGTCGATAAAAACACGAATGCTGACATCATTGATATCAATATGGGATGCCCTGTGCCAAAAATTACAAAATGCGATGCAGGGGCAAAATGGCTTTTAGATCCAAATAAAATTTACGACGTTGTTGCCGCGATTGTAGACGCAGTTGAAAAACCGGTAACGGTAAAAATGCGTATCGGTTGGGATGAAAACCATATTTATGCAGTGGAAAATGCGCAAGCTGTTGAGCGTGCCGGCGGTAAGGCGGTAGCGGTTCACGGAAGAACGAGAGTGCAAATGTACGAAGGTAAAGCAGACTGGAATATCATTAAACAAGTAAAAGAAGCAGTCAATATCCCTGTCATTGGAAACGGGGATGTAAAGACGCCGCAAGACGCAAAACGGATGCTTGAAGAAACAGGCGTTGACGGTGTGATGATCGGACGCGCCGCTCTCGGAAATCCATGGATGATCTACCGGACAGTTCGTTATTTAGAAACAGGGGAATTAATTCCAGAACCGACAGTAAGGGAAAAAATTGAAGTATGCCTTTTGCATTTAGACCGCCTCATTGCGCTAAAAGGCGAGCATATCGCGGTAAAAGAAATGCGCAAGCATGCAGCGTGGTATTTAAAAGGAGTGCGCGGTAACGCAAAAATTCGCAATGCGATTAATGAATGTGACACTCGCGAACAGCTTGCCACCCTGTTGCTCAATTTTGCTGAAGAAGTAGAAAGCAAAGAACAAATGAATGCACAGGCTGTGTAA
- the pabA gene encoding aminodeoxychorismate/anthranilate synthase component II, whose translation MMLMIDNYDSFTYNLVQYLGVLGEELVVKRNDEITVKGIEALSPDFLMISPGPCTPNEAGVSIEAIEYFAGKIPIFGVCLGHQAIAQAFGGKVVRADRLMHGKTSQIFHDGKTVFANIPSPFTATRYHSLIVEKETLPDCFEISAWTEENEIMAIRHKTLPVEGVQFHPESIMTSHGMKLLENFIQTHKRVR comes from the coding sequence ATGATGCTTATGATTGATAATTACGATTCTTTTACATACAATTTAGTTCAATATTTGGGGGTATTGGGGGAAGAATTAGTCGTAAAACGGAACGATGAAATTACGGTTAAGGGCATAGAGGCATTAAGTCCTGATTTTCTGATGATCTCCCCTGGTCCCTGCACTCCGAATGAAGCTGGCGTCAGCATAGAAGCGATCGAATATTTTGCAGGGAAAATCCCGATTTTTGGGGTTTGCCTCGGCCATCAGGCGATTGCGCAAGCATTCGGCGGAAAAGTCGTTCGCGCTGACCGTTTAATGCATGGGAAAACATCGCAAATTTTCCATGACGGAAAAACCGTTTTCGCTAATATTCCCAGCCCGTTTACAGCCACTCGTTACCATTCTCTTATCGTTGAAAAAGAGACGCTGCCGGATTGTTTTGAAATTTCCGCGTGGACGGAAGAAAACGAAATTATGGCGATTCGCCATAAAACATTGCCGGTTGAAGGGGTTCAGTTTCATCCGGAGTCGATTATGACAAGCCATGGGATGAAGCTGCTGGAGAACTTTATCCAAACGCATAAAAGGGTTCGATAA